In Xenopus tropicalis strain Nigerian chromosome 5, UCB_Xtro_10.0, whole genome shotgun sequence, one genomic interval encodes:
- the fbxo9 gene encoding F-box only protein 9, which produces MAEGDEDSYTDSLMSNENGRPGETNLQEELQMFRARWMSELTPGLSSGGLENRPCNAAARGPVGKVSETKAKQELAKEAKARELFLKAAEEEQNGALYEAIKFYRQAMQLVPDIEFKINYTWSPDGDTKNFLDDANNDSKMADLLSYFQQQLTFQQSKLCQPDIDVTQTHISVLPMEVLMYIFRWVVSSDLDLRALEQLSLVCKGFYICARYST; this is translated from the exons ATG gcggAAGGTGATGAGGATTCTTATACTGACAGCCTGATGTCTAATGAAAATGGGAGACCTGGAGAAACAAATCTTCAG GAAGAGCTGCAGATGTTTAGAGCTCGTTGGATGTCTGAACTCACACCAGGATTGAGCTCTGGAGGGCTTGAAAATCGGCCTTGTAATGCAGCAGCTAGAGGGCCGGTGGGAAAAGTATcagaaaccaaagcaaagcaggaATTGGCTAAAGAGGCGAAG GCAAGAGAACTGTTTCTTAAGGCAGCAGAAGAGGAACAAAATGGAGCTCTTTATGAAG CTATCAAGTTTTACCGTCAAGCAATGCAGCTTGTGCCAGACATTGAATTCAAAATTAACTATACCTGGTCTCCTGATGGTGATACGAAAAACTT CTTGGATGATGCCAATAATGACAGCAAAATGGCTGATCTGTTATCTTACTTCCAGCAGCAACTGACGTTTCAACAGTCTAAACTTTGTCAGCCAGACATTGATGTCACTCAAACTCATATCTCAG TGCTCCCAATGGAGGTGCTGATGTATATTTTTCGCTGGGTGGTGTCCAGTGACCTTGATCTCCGAGCACTGGAGCAACTTTCCTTGGTCTGCAAGGGCTTTTATATTTGTGCAAGGTATTCCACTTAA